TTCGTTACGTGGTGAAGTGCAATTCTACTCTTTCTGAAAAAATTGTTCCGGAAAGAGGCCTTAGACAGGGGGACCCTCTATCTCCTtatctctttttattttgtatggaagctttttcaaaatttttgattcGTGCTCAGAATAATAACTTGCTTAAGGGTATTCGGGCTAGCATAAACGGGCCTCGTATTAATCATCTATTTTTTACCGATGACGCTCTTCTTTTTGTTCAGAATAAAGAAAGAGATGTCGAGGAGGTTGTTaatattttggatatttttaaTAGGACGTCGGGCCAAGAGGTTAATATGAAAAAATCTATGATTATGTTCAGTCCGAAAACTCTGATGGATAGTAGGCACCTTTTTAGCTCTATGCTTGGCATACGTACTGTTGATAAGTTAGATGGTTATCTTGGATTGCCTCTTCCTGTTAGTAGGAAAAAGTCGCTTGCATTTACTAACATTATTAAACGGTGTACATGTAGAGTCAGGAGTTGGGCAAAACACTTGCTTTCATACGGAGGGAAAGAGGTTTTCATCAAGTCAATTATGCAAGCTATTCCGACATATGCGTTCTCGGTCTTCTTGGCTCCAAAAGGCATTATCGAGGAAATCCACACAAAAATGAGTCGTATGTGGTGGAACAACAATGACAAAGCTCGCGGCTTGGCTATGATGGCTTGGGAAAAAATGTGCTATCCCAAGGGAATGGGACGCATGGGCTTTAGGGACCTACAGCTATTCAATTTGGCTTTGCTGGGCAGACAGGTCTGGAGGCTTATGACGTATATGGATACATTGTGTTTCAAAGTGTTAAGTGCCAAGTATTTCCCGAATGGCGATGTGTTCAGTTACAAAAAAGGTGATAAACCCTCATTCACATGGACGAGCATTGCTAAGGCGGTTGATGCTCTCAAGGATGGTTTCCTTTGGCAAGTAGGCGATGGCAACACGATCGATATTAGGAAGGATCATTGGGGAGTTGATGGCATTCAAGGTGAGTTGGTTTGTCCGTCTCCTTTTATTCATGACGAGAGAGTGGTCAATGATCTGTGGGACCATAATTACAAGCGGTGGAATAGGGAAAGGATAATCGAGATTTATGGTGAAAGTTTGGGGGAGTGTATTTGCAATTTGCCCAGTCCCCATAATGGTATTAAAGACACGAGGGTGTGGATGCAAAACCCGCATGGACTTTACACATCTAAGTCGGCTTATTCATGGCTGCTTCTTAAGAAAGTGGGTTTAGGTCCTCACAGATTTTTCTGGCGCACTTTATGGAAGCTTCAGATGCTCCCGAAGATCAAAATCTTTAGCTGGAGGATTGGTCACAACATTCTCCCCACTTTCGACAATATTGCTCGCATCCGTCAGGGTTTCCAAAACATTTGTCCGAGATGCAAAGACAGAGATGAAACGCTGATTCATGCCATGAAAGACTGTCAAAAGGCTCGTGAGATTTTGGCTGCTGGTGGGTTAAACAATAGTTTGCTCACTGGGGAATACACCAACTGCATCAATTAGTTGGAGGATGTTTTTCGTGTGCTGGATAAGAAAGCTGCTGCTGATTTCTTAACTCTGCTTTGGAACAGCTGGAATGATAGAAATAATATGCTTTTCAAAGGGAAAATGGATGAAGCGGTGACGGTCTGGGAAAGGGCGACCATGTTAAGCAAGGACTTTCGTATTTATAATCTGACGGAGCCATCTATTATTCCTCCGACTCTGACGATTAAAGATTGGAGAAAACCCCCCTCTGGCTATATCAAAGTGAACGTGGACGCTGTTGTTATTAATGGGAGCAGTGGCTTGGGCACTATCGCGAGGGACCAAGATGGCTTCGTTATTGGGGGATGCTATAAGTTCGTTGATAAAGCTCTGGATGTTAATTGGGCAGAGTTAGAAGCACTTAAAAAAGGCTTACACCTGGCGGCTAGATTAAAAATCGCTCGGCTTATTGTGGAATCTGACAGTGCTGGGCTCGTTAATTCGGTCAACAAGAGGAATAAAGATATTACTGTTTTTGGACAGCATATTAAGCATACTTGtaatgcttttaatttttttgattctATCCATGTTAATTGGATTAGTCGTACTAGCAATAATGCTGCTGATTTACTTTGTCACTTAGCCGTTAGGAACAAAGTTGATTTGTATTTTGATATGGATTATCCGACGGATATCCATAGTTTGATTATTAAAGATGCAATAAGATGAGGTTGACTTTtggtcaaaaaaaaaagaatgtcgcctggtagcatattgaccaagtttttttagctctttaggggggaggtGATATTGAGCGAACAGGGGTTGTCCAGGGCACTGCCCACGCCCATCTCATGCCCAGACTTTGGTGCCCCCCATCgccggttaggttcccggcggTGCTCCGACGATCCATTCCGGCAGTGGTCCGGTGAGCTTACCCGGCGGTACTCCGGTGAGCCATCCCGGAATATAGAAAACGATGCTACAAGTCGTCCTGGTCCTTTCCCTTTCGAATTATCCCGGTCCCTCCCCTTTTGGAGCAAGAGCCTCCGGCACCTCCGGCACCTTGGGCCCTTGGTCGCGCCGGAGCATCAGGCACCATTGGTAACCTAGGACGTCGATGGTGCCGGAGCATCCGCACATTACTGCTTGGACGTGCTGGAGCCTTGGACGCACAACTAGGCCACATAGGACGTTAGTGGTGCGAGAGCCTTcgagcagcatcggcaccttggtgccttgGATATgcaggagcctcggacaccatcggcaacctaggcccttggtcgtgcgggagcctcgggcaccatcagcAAACTAGGCCCTTAGTCGTacgagagcctcgggcaccatcggcaacctaggcccttggtcgtgcgagagcctcggacactatcggcaacctaggcccttggtcgtgcgggagcctcagacaccatcggaacctaggcccctggtcgtgcgggagctcGGACACCATCGataacctaggcccctggtcgtgcgggagccttggGACTATCGGCAACCTAGGTCCCTGGTCGTGTAGGAGCCTCaggcaccatcggtaacctaggctcctagtcgtgcgggagcctcgggcaccatcggcaccctaGGCCCCTGgccgtgcgagagcctcgggcaccatcggcaccctaggcccttggtcgtgcgagagcctcgggaccatcggcacctaggcccttggtcgtgcgggagcctcgggcactatcggcaccttggtgcttggatgtgcgagaGCCTGGGACACCATCGGTAActtaggcccctggtcgtgcgggagcctcgggcaccatcggcaccttggtgcttggatgtgcgggagcctcggacaccatcggtaacctaggcccttggtcgtgccggagcctcgggcaccatcggtaacctaggcccttggtcgtgcgggagcctcgggcaccatcggtaccTTGGTacctcggatgtgcgggagcctcgagcagcattggcaccttggtgcttggatgtgcgggagcctcggacaccataggCAACCTAGGACGTTGGATGTGCGGGTGCCTCGAGCAGCAAGGGCTccttggtgcctcggatgtgcggGCTAAAGAAAAGTGTCCCCGTTTCAGACATACGAATGTTGCCTGGTAGCATATTGacgaagtttttttagctctttaagggGTAGAGATCCGCTGCCCCCCGACGTGGCCCTCCTTGAACCCGAGGTGGGGTGCGTCCGTAGCCCCCATGGGGGTCGGATAGTCCCGCAATGACTCACCAACGGTGGTGGGTCGATCGCCGGTGCTAGTGGCCGGGGTGATGATTTTTCGGTCGGTCAAGCCCGTGCCCGTAGAAATGTAGCCAACGACTCCAGGACCAAGTTCCCTATATCGGGCAAAGATCTCCTATGGTGGCTTATGCATTGCTATGGGCTCGAGCTTGGCTTGCCCATTCTCCCCCGTCATGTTAGGGACGCCTTGTGCCTCCCAAGTCGGCGACCCATCGGCGCCTTGGCCTTGCCAAGCCCTTGCCTACATTCGAAGCTGCCCGTGACCCCAGTACCAAGTCCCTTTGACAGCAACGGCTCACTGGGGGACGTAAGTTGAGTTTGTAGGCTCAGTCTTGGCTCGACCAAGTCCCAGTGGGATTTTGTCCCTTGTAGTTCTCGTGCCAAGCGTTTGTGGTGTGCCGTCGTTTCATTGTTCCTTCCGCTCCCCTATCAATacattggttgggtgggttgttgGCCGGTGTGCGTGGGTGCTACTACTAGTACGCAATGGGCAtatgagtggtgttttggttgtgtgtattgcCAGGCTCCATGCTACCCACATCGAACTGTTGAGCCACACTCCTCTTTATTGAATCCCCTTTTTCTAATTGAACCCAAGGGGTGCGATCGGGATCCTGTGTTGCGTACCTAAGCCAGATGGAATTATGGATGTGTTGTTGTCCCTTCTCCATCTCGTGCCCTTTGGGCTGCTGGTGGACCACAATCGTGCCCTGTGTCCCGAGTGTGCCCCCTTAAATCGGTGTGGCCTCGTCGGTGCACTGGTGCTCGTTCGTGCTTTCGGATGcagaaaatatttttgagagtagGGTTTAGGCCCTTGTCTCTCGGTGCCTATGTATTTTGTCTCTTGACACGGACGATGCTCGTGCTCTGTTATGGCCTCTTCATTGCTCATGCTGCATGTTGAGAGCCATACAGTGTCGACGTCGCGGAGGAATACTACCTGGTTGATCCTGCTAGTAGTCATATTCTGACTGTGAAACTGCGAATGGctcattaaatcagttatagtttgtttgatggtatttgctactcggataaccgtagtaattctagagctaatacgtgcaacaaaccccgacttctgaaagggatgcatttattagataaaaggtcgacgcgggctttgcccgttgctctgatgattcatgataactcgacggatcgcacggcctttgtgccagcgacgcatcattcaaatttctgccctatcaactttcgatggtaggatagtggcctactatggtggtgacgggtgacggagaattagggttcgattccggagagggagcctgagaaacggctaccacatctaaggaaggcagcaggcgcgcaaattacccaatcctgacacggggaggtagtgacaataaataacaatatcGGGCTCTATGAGTCGGGTaattggaatgagtacaatctaaatcccttaacgaggatccattggagggcaagtctggtgccagcagccgcggtaattccagctccaatagcgtatatttaagttgttgcagTTAAAAAGCTCGTAGTTAGACTTAGGGGTGGGTCGGCCGGTCCGCCTCACGTTGAGCACCGGTCTG
This window of the Gossypium hirsutum isolate 1008001.06 chromosome A09, Gossypium_hirsutum_v2.1, whole genome shotgun sequence genome carries:
- the LOC107940575 gene encoding uncharacterized protein, whose translation is MDEAVTVWERATMLSKDFRIYNLTEPSIIPPTLTIKDWRKPPSGYIKVNVDAVVINGSSGLGTIARDQDGFVIGGCYKFVDKALDVNWAELEALKKGLHLAARLKIARLIVESDSAGLVNSVNKRNKDITVFGQHIKHTCNAFNFFDSIHVNWISRTSNNAADLLCHLAVRNKVDLYFDMDYPTDIHSLIIKDAIR